Proteins encoded within one genomic window of Patescibacteria group bacterium:
- a CDS encoding plasmid pRiA4b ORF-3 family protein, whose amino-acid sequence MTTYIFKVKLKYDKRTYREIEILENQTLDDLHWAIFRAFDFEEMHLYSFFMNNKAWSGVEFEYCAPQADGRSAKKVKINSLNLELKQKFLYLFDYGDSWEFEMEFVGNGQAQNKVKYPIVVKKAGDSPEQYPDYDEEDE is encoded by the coding sequence ATGACCACTTACATTTTCAAAGTTAAATTAAAATATGATAAAAGAACTTATCGCGAAATTGAAATCTTGGAGAATCAAACACTAGACGATTTACATTGGGCAATTTTTAGAGCTTTTGATTTTGAAGAGATGCATTTGTATTCTTTTTTTATGAATAACAAAGCATGGAGCGGAGTCGAATTTGAATATTGTGCTCCGCAAGCTGATGGCCGTTCGGCTAAAAAAGTAAAAATAAACTCCCTTAATTTAGAACTCAAACAAAAATTTCTTTACTTATTTGATTATGGCGATAGCTGGGAATTCGAAATGGAATTTGTCGGCAATGGTCAGGCTCAAAACAAGGTAAAATATCCTATAGTTGTTAAAAAGGCTGGTGATTCACCAGAGCAATATCCTGATTATGACGAAGAAGATGAATAA
- a CDS encoding AAA family ATPase, with protein sequence MNKTFTSKIELNPQFKRALDLIEKTKRNVFVTGKAGTGKSTLLQLFRAKTKKKLVVLAPTGVAALNVQGQTIHSFFGFKPDITPFNIKQVRVTPRKKKLLKKLETIIIDEVSMVRADLLDCVDGFLRLYGPKKNQPFGGAQMIFIGDLYQLPPVVTSQEKSLFTPIPSSTNNSKISKNSFAGAIANVYGSPYFFDAKSFPNLSVELIELEKIYRQKDQRFIELLNSIRNNSAGEAELKIINQRLNQKFESQLDDFYIYLTPTNALASSVNNQKLEQLKTKVHHYKGFLSGKFDVRSLPTDMDLNLKVGAQVMLLNNDASGRWINGTIGKIVDIETDDEQEDAILVELASGDVEAVYPYTWKMFEFKFNPRTGEIESDTLGSFTQYPMKLAWAITIHKSQGKTFNKVILDIGRGTFAHGQLYVALSRCVSLEGLVLKKPLVKHHIWMDWRVVKFVTSYQYQISAEKCSTEDKIKIIEQAIAENRELEITYLKNNDSKSKRLIKPQTVGEMEYLGKTYLGLEAFCLLRHEDRVFRVDRILEMRMV encoded by the coding sequence ATGAATAAAACTTTTACCTCCAAAATTGAACTCAATCCCCAGTTTAAACGCGCTTTGGATTTAATTGAAAAGACCAAACGCAATGTTTTTGTTACTGGTAAGGCCGGCACTGGCAAATCAACTTTGTTACAGCTTTTTCGCGCTAAAACTAAAAAGAAGTTAGTGGTGCTGGCTCCGACCGGGGTGGCTGCGCTTAATGTGCAAGGTCAGACCATTCATTCGTTTTTTGGTTTTAAACCGGATATTACTCCGTTCAACATCAAGCAGGTTCGGGTCACGCCGCGTAAAAAGAAGTTATTAAAGAAATTGGAAACCATTATAATTGACGAGGTTTCCATGGTACGTGCTGATTTACTGGATTGCGTTGATGGCTTTCTTCGTCTTTACGGTCCGAAAAAGAACCAGCCTTTTGGCGGCGCGCAGATGATTTTTATCGGTGATTTGTATCAATTGCCGCCGGTTGTCACTAGTCAGGAGAAATCTCTTTTTACTCCGATCCCGAGTTCAACTAATAATTCTAAAATTTCAAAAAATTCTTTTGCAGGGGCTATAGCTAATGTTTACGGGAGTCCTTATTTTTTTGATGCTAAATCTTTTCCTAATCTTAGTGTTGAATTGATTGAATTGGAAAAAATTTATCGGCAAAAAGACCAACGTTTTATTGAACTCCTAAATTCTATTCGCAATAATTCCGCTGGCGAAGCCGAGCTTAAAATTATCAATCAACGGCTTAATCAAAAGTTTGAATCTCAGCTTGATGATTTCTATATTTATCTAACCCCAACCAATGCTTTGGCTTCGAGCGTCAACAATCAAAAACTAGAGCAACTGAAAACTAAAGTCCATCATTATAAAGGATTTTTAAGCGGCAAGTTTGATGTTAGATCTTTACCCACTGACATGGATTTAAACCTTAAAGTCGGGGCCCAGGTAATGCTTTTGAATAATGATGCCAGTGGTCGTTGGATTAATGGCACGATTGGCAAAATTGTTGATATTGAAACTGATGATGAGCAGGAAGACGCGATTTTAGTGGAGTTAGCTTCGGGCGATGTGGAAGCGGTTTATCCTTATACTTGGAAGATGTTTGAGTTTAAATTTAACCCGCGCACTGGCGAAATTGAGTCCGATACTCTTGGCTCTTTTACCCAGTATCCAATGAAGTTGGCCTGGGCTATCACGATTCATAAAAGTCAAGGCAAGACTTTTAATAAAGTCATCCTAGATATTGGCCGCGGCACTTTTGCTCACGGCCAGCTCTATGTGGCTTTGAGCCGATGTGTTTCCCTGGAAGGTCTTGTTTTAAAAAAGCCCTTGGTTAAGCATCACATCTGGATGGACTGGCGGGTGGTTAAATTTGTTACTTCTTATCAATATCAAATTTCCGCGGAAAAATGTTCAACCGAGGATAAGATTAAAATCATTGAGCAGGCGATTGCCGAGAACCGAGAGCTGGAAATTACTTATCTTAAAAATAATGATTCAAAATCC